A window of Nonomuraea angiospora genomic DNA:
CCGTCTACCGCACCCGGATCAGCGGCGAACTGCCCGGCGGCCTGCCACCAGAAGCCGTCGCGGCCAGTGGCGACAGCCTCGACGGCGCGGTCTCGGCGGCGCGGGGGTTGCCGGGCGAGCTGGCCGCGCAGGTCCTCGCCCCCGCTCGGGAGGCCTTCGCCGGCGGACTCAACGTGGCGGCCGGCATCGCGGCGGTCATCGCGGGCGGCGCGGCGATTCTCGCGCTCCTCCGGTTGCGCCACATCCCGCCCGGCGGCTGAGAAGCGACTCAGTGGGGGACCACTCCGTTCGCCAGGACCCGGCGGTAGGCGGTCACGCGGTCCTCGATGCTGTCCAGGCAGCAGCTGGAGCACTTCACCGCCTCGTCGGAGGTGTAGTAGAGGCAGCACGTGTTGCGCAGGTAGAACAGCCCTTCGCGATCCCCCTCTCGCAGCCTGATCACTTCGCCGAGCTTCTCCAGGCCGCCGGTGGAGGCGGCGAGGAACTCCTCGTAGGCCCGTTGCAGCAGATCGACGTCGCCGCCGCGTCGGCTGGCGATGCAGAATGCCGCCGCGCACCCGTGCGCCACTCCGCCATGGAGCTGGCGCAAGCCCGCCCGGGTGCGCGTCCGCATGGCGTGCGCGAGCGGGAGAAGATGCTCGTCGAGCACCCAGGAGACGAGCGTGCCGACGGGCGCCTCCACGGCGCTCGGCTCGCGTAGGGCGACCGCCTCGAACCCGTGGTGCTCGGACAGCCGGATGGCGACGTTGTGCGGTCGCATGTCCACGACCACCCGGTCGAGTGCCCATGCCAGCAACGCGGACGCGGTCACGGTGCCCGCGTACACGGCCATGACGGTCAGCGCGGTGGCATGATCCGACTTCTGGCCGCTGGCCGCGCGCTCCGCCTCCAGCACGCGGGAGAGCTCCGCCGATGAGGGGTCGAGCAGCCGGTCGCAGGCGATCCAGCCGTCGTGCGGCGTCAGGCCACGTTCAAGCCGGAAGCGCTCCCCGAACGATTCCAGCCGGGAAAAGACGTCCATCACAGCAGGACCGAACTACGTATCTCCATAGTAGTGAATGATACCCTGAACGGGTATAGGGTAGGAAGTCTCATGTGGAGGCCCGGAGGAGCCGGGTCGTGTAGGCGTGGGACGGGGATCGGGCCAGGTCTTCGGCCGGGCCGTGCTCAACGACCCGGCCTGCCTGGAGGACCAGGATGCGGTCGCACGACTGGACGGCCTCGCCCAGGTCGTGGGTGACGAGCAGGACGGCGAGGCCGCGCTCGCCGGCCAGGGACCGCAGCGTGGTGGCGATCCCCGCGCGAGTGGAGACGTCCAGCATGGAGGTGGCCTCGTCCGCGATGAGCAGCGCGGGGCTGCCGGCGAGAGCTCGGGCGATGGACACCCGCTGGCGCTGGCCGCCGGACAGCTGTCCGGGGAAGCGGGCGAGGAACTCCGGATCGTCCGGCAGCCCGGCGGCCCTCAGCGACTCCCGGACGCGGCCGAGTCGCTCGCCGCGAGGCACTCCGGCCACGGCCATCGGTTCGGCCACCAGCGCCGCGACCCGCATGCCAGGGTGGAGGGAGTCGTAGGGGTCCTGGTGGACGAAGCCGATCCGTCGTCGCAGGCGGCGCAGCGCGCGGCCGGCCGTCAGCTCCTGGCCTTCGAGGGTCACGCGACCGGCGGTCGGCTTGATGAGACCGAGCAGGATCCGGGCGAGCGTACTCTTGCCCGATCCGCTCTCGCCCACGAGACCGACGATCTCGCCCGCGCTGATCTCGAGGTCGACGTCGCGCAGCGCGTCCACGACACGTGAGCGGGCCCGGTAGGTGTGCCGGATGCCCGACGCGCTGACCACGGTGCTTCCCGGCGGGCTGTCGACGCGGGGCACGTTCGGGTAGGAGGGGAGGTCCGGCTCGTCGTGACGGTGGCAGGCGACCTGCGCCTGTCCGTGTGCGACCAGGGACGGCGTCTCCTCGTGGCAACGCTCGACGGCCAGCGGGCAGCGGGCCGCGAACGCGCAGCCGGGCAGGGCGTGCCCGAGTGCGGGTGCGGAGCCGGGGATGCTGCCCCACGCGACCTGCCGGTCGGCGACGGGGGTCGCGGTGAGCAGCCCCGCCGTGTAGGGGTGGGCGGAAGACGGGGACAGCGCGCGAGCCGGGCGGACCTCGGCGAGGCGGCCCGCGTACATGACGGCGACGCGGTCGGCGTACGGCAGCAGTCCGGACAGGTCGTGCGAGACGATCAGCATGCTGGTGCCCAGCTCGGCCAGAAGGGCGAGGACCTGCCGCTGGGTGATGGCGTCCAGGCCGGTGGTGGGTTCGTCCGCGACCAGCAGGTCCGGCTCGCCGGCCAGGGCGAGCGCGATGGCCACCCGCTGGCGTTGCCCGCCGGACAGCTCGTGCGGATATGACCTGAGCATCATCGGCTGGAGCCCGACGCGGTCGAGCAGGTCGGCGGGCCGGGCCGTGCCGCCGTGCAGGGCGAGCATCTCGGCGAGCTGGGCGCCGATGCGGTGCACGGGGCTGAGCCCGGTCATCGCGCCCTGCGGCACGGTGGCGACGCGGGTGCCGCGCACACCTGTCCAGTCGGTCCGTCCGACGAGTTCGTGCTCGCCCAGCAGCGCGGAGCCGCCGGCCCGCGCCGTGGCGGGGAGCAGGCCGAGCAGGGTGCGGGCCAGCGAGGTCTTGCCGCAGCCGCTCTCGCCGACCAGCGCCAGGATCTCGCCGTCGGCGATGTCGAGGCTGACGTGCGAGACGGCGGCCAGGCCGCCGTACCGGACGGTCAGGTCACGCACTTTCAAGGTCATCGGGCAGCCTCCCGCAGGGCAGGGTTGAGCCGTTCCTCCACCGCGACGCCGATCAGGGCGAGGCAGAGCACTGTGAGCGTGATGGCGGCGCCGGGCGGCAGCGCCCACCACAGCCAGGCGTCGGACAGGAAGACGCCGTTGGTCTGCACCCAGTAGAGCGTGGTGCCCCAGCTCGGGGAGGTCGGGTCGCCGAGGCCGAGGAAGGACAGGGTGGCGTCGTAGATGATGGCGACCTTCGCGGTGCGGACGAAGACCGGGATGAGCAGCGGCCCGATGAGGTACGTGCCGTGGCGGGCCAGCAACCACCAGGCCGGCGCGCCCATGGCCCGCGACACCTCCAGATGGCCCCGGGACCAGGCGGTGAGCACCCCCGCCCGGAGCACCCGTGCGGGGACCGGCCACAGGATGAGCGCCAGGATCGCCGCCCGGACGCCGAAGGACTGGCCGAGGAACGCGGCCGCCAGGATGTAGAGGATCAGCTCGGGCAGGATCAGCAGGACGTCCGCGCCGCGCATCAGCGAGACCGACAGCCAGCGCGGACCGATCCCGGCGGCGCCGCCGACGATCGCGGCGAGCAGGGTGGTGCAGACGGCGACGATGAACGCCAGGCTCAGGGACGTGCCGGCGCCCACGACGAGCTGGTCGAGCAGGTCCCGGCCGAGATCGTCGGAGCCCAGCGGCAAGCCCGCCCGTGGCGGCGCGTACGGTTCGGCCACCCGCTCGCGCCCCGCGCCGTCGGGCAGGGTGACTCCGTACACCGCGATGGCGACGATCGCGGCGAGGACGCCCACGCCGATCACTCCTTGCGCGCCGAGCAGGTTCCGGCGCGGCGCCTTGAGGAACATCATTGCCGGCCTCCGGTTCTGGCGCGGGGATCCAGCAGCGGGTACGTCGCGTCGGCCAGCGCGTTCATGAGCACCACCATGACGGTGAGCACCAGGAACGCCCCCTGCATGAGCGGGTAGTCGCGGGCGGTGATCGCGTCGAAGGTGAGCCGCCCGAGCCCGGGATAGGCGAAGACGGTCTCGACCACGATCGCCCCGGCGGCCAGGAAGCCGATCTCCAGCATGAGGATCGTGTGCACGGGCAGCAGCGCCGGGCGCAGGGCGTGCCTGCGCACGAGCCTGCCGTACGGCACTCCGCGGGCGTGGGCATGCTGCACCGGCTCGCTGGTCAGCACGGTGAGCAGGGACGAGCGGGTGTAGAGGAACAGATATCCCATGCCGGTGACGGTCAGCGTCGCGACCGGAAGGACCAGGTGCTGCAGGACCCCGCCGGCCGTCACCCCTTCCGGCCCGGACACGCCGTAGGTGGGCAGCAGCCGCAGCTTCACCCCGAACAGGACGATCAGCAGCATGCCCAGCCAGAACTGCGGGACCGAGTCGGCGACCACGGCCGCGCCGAGCAGCCCGGAGCCCTTGCCCCGGCGGCGGCGCAGGGCGCCCGCGACGCCCAGCGTCACCCCCAGGACGGCGGTCACCGCGGTGCTGGTGCCCACGAGGAGCAGTGTCCACGGCAGCGCGTCCGCCAGCGCCTGGATGACGGGGCGGCCGTCCGACAGCGAGGTGCCGAGGTCCAGGGTGAACACGCCGGTCAGGTAGTCGAGGAACTGCTGGGGGAGCGGCCGGCCGAAGCCGTACTGCGTGGCGATCTGCGCGCGCTCGTCGGCGGTCAGCCTGGCCAGCGCCTCCGGGCTGCCGAACAGCTTGAGCGGGCCGCCCGGGAGCGCCCGGGGGAGCGCGAAGTTGAGCGTGAGCGCGACCAGCAGGACCGAGAGGTATTCGGCCAGCCTGCCGGCGAGGTAGCGGGGGTAGCCGCGGCGGACGGCTTGGACGGCCGTCATCCGAGGCGATAGTCGACGAGGGAGAACTTGTTCACCGCGCCGGCGCCGTTCTGCCAGGTCCAGCCGCTGTAGACGTCCTTGCGGAAGGCGTAGGCGCCGTTGCGGTAGTACAGGGTGAGGAACGGCATCTGCTCTGCTATCTGGGCCTGGAGCTTCTTGGCCGCCTCCGTTCTGGCCTCCATCGTGGGCGCGGCCGTCATGGTGGCGATCGTCTCGTCGACGGCCGGGCTCTTGAAGCCGACGACGTTGAGGCTGCCGTCGTCCGGGTCGGAGGCCAGGAGCTGGGCGATGGTGCCGCTGCTGAGCATGACGGGAGCGGACCAGCCCCACATGGACATGTCGTAGTTGCGGCCCTTGCGGACGTCGTAGTCGGGCCAGACCTTGGCGTCGAGGGAGTCGGAGTCGAGCGAGGTGACCTTCACCGCGACGCCGACGTTCTTGAGCATGTCGCGGATCAGCTCGGCGCTGCGCAGCCGGTCCGTCGAGGTGCTCTGCACCAGCAGTTCGTACGCCATGGGCCTGCCGTCCAGCACCCGGATGCCATCCGGTCCCGGCTTGGCGCCGAGAGCGTCGAGCTCCCGCCCGGCCGCTTCGGCGTCGAAGATCGGCGGGAGCGGGTCGCCCTTGATGGGTGATTCGGCGTGGATGAAGCCGGGGTTGCCCGGGGTGCCCTGACCGAGCAGCGCCGTCTTGACCAGATCCGCTGTGTCGACGGCCTTGGCCAGGGCCCGTCGTACCTCGGGGCGGTCGAACGGCGCTCTGGTCGTGTTGAACGCCAGCAGCGTCGAGGCGAACTCGGTGCCCTTGACCACGCCGATGTCCGGCTGCCTTTCCAGCGTGGCGAGCTGCTGCGGGGGCACGATGCGCGCGGACATGTGCACCTCTCCGGTGCGCAGGGCGGCGAACTGGGTGGACTCCTCCGGGATCACGGCCACCTTGATCGAATCCACTCTGGGCTTGCCCAGGGCATAGGTCGGGTTGGCGGTGAGGGTGTAGCCGCGGGCGTTGTCGTACTTGGCCAGCTTGTACGGCCCGCTGCCGACGGCTTTGTCCACCCCCGCCGTGCTCACCTTCTGCACCGACTCCCAAAGGTG
This region includes:
- a CDS encoding (2Fe-2S)-binding protein, which codes for MDVFSRLESFGERFRLERGLTPHDGWIACDRLLDPSSAELSRVLEAERAASGQKSDHATALTVMAVYAGTVTASALLAWALDRVVVDMRPHNVAIRLSEHHGFEAVALREPSAVEAPVGTLVSWVLDEHLLPLAHAMRTRTRAGLRQLHGGVAHGCAAAFCIASRRGGDVDLLQRAYEEFLAASTGGLEKLGEVIRLREGDREGLFYLRNTCCLYYTSDEAVKCSSCCLDSIEDRVTAYRRVLANGVVPH
- a CDS encoding ABC transporter ATP-binding protein, producing the protein MTLKVRDLTVRYGGLAAVSHVSLDIADGEILALVGESGCGKTSLARTLLGLLPATARAGGSALLGEHELVGRTDWTGVRGTRVATVPQGAMTGLSPVHRIGAQLAEMLALHGGTARPADLLDRVGLQPMMLRSYPHELSGGQRQRVAIALALAGEPDLLVADEPTTGLDAITQRQVLALLAELGTSMLIVSHDLSGLLPYADRVAVMYAGRLAEVRPARALSPSSAHPYTAGLLTATPVADRQVAWGSIPGSAPALGHALPGCAFAARCPLAVERCHEETPSLVAHGQAQVACHRHDEPDLPSYPNVPRVDSPPGSTVVSASGIRHTYRARSRVVDALRDVDLEISAGEIVGLVGESGSGKSTLARILLGLIKPTAGRVTLEGQELTAGRALRRLRRRIGFVHQDPYDSLHPGMRVAALVAEPMAVAGVPRGERLGRVRESLRAAGLPDDPEFLARFPGQLSGGQRQRVSIARALAGSPALLIADEATSMLDVSTRAGIATTLRSLAGERGLAVLLVTHDLGEAVQSCDRILVLQAGRVVEHGPAEDLARSPSHAYTTRLLRAST
- a CDS encoding ABC transporter permease, whose amino-acid sequence is MMFLKAPRRNLLGAQGVIGVGVLAAIVAIAVYGVTLPDGAGRERVAEPYAPPRAGLPLGSDDLGRDLLDQLVVGAGTSLSLAFIVAVCTTLLAAIVGGAAGIGPRWLSVSLMRGADVLLILPELILYILAAAFLGQSFGVRAAILALILWPVPARVLRAGVLTAWSRGHLEVSRAMGAPAWWLLARHGTYLIGPLLIPVFVRTAKVAIIYDATLSFLGLGDPTSPSWGTTLYWVQTNGVFLSDAWLWWALPPGAAITLTVLCLALIGVAVEERLNPALREAAR
- a CDS encoding ABC transporter permease, giving the protein MTAVQAVRRGYPRYLAGRLAEYLSVLLVALTLNFALPRALPGGPLKLFGSPEALARLTADERAQIATQYGFGRPLPQQFLDYLTGVFTLDLGTSLSDGRPVIQALADALPWTLLLVGTSTAVTAVLGVTLGVAGALRRRRGKGSGLLGAAVVADSVPQFWLGMLLIVLFGVKLRLLPTYGVSGPEGVTAGGVLQHLVLPVATLTVTGMGYLFLYTRSSLLTVLTSEPVQHAHARGVPYGRLVRRHALRPALLPVHTILMLEIGFLAAGAIVVETVFAYPGLGRLTFDAITARDYPLMQGAFLVLTVMVVLMNALADATYPLLDPRARTGGRQ
- a CDS encoding ABC transporter substrate-binding protein, with translation MYRTTAALLSLALLTACGSSASTTPTTPGTQQAKSITVAISSDEGTLTPFTNQTGYPGNNLVKLLFDTLVIVRGDGVSPLLAKEIRTSDNKTFALPLRPGVTWHDGKPLTADDVVFSVEFYRKNMEGDSSIDVRPIAKVSADGDTVTMTLKAPDPEFPRRILADMAILPKHLWESVQKVSTAGVDKAVGSGPYKLAKYDNARGYTLTANPTYALGKPRVDSIKVAVIPEESTQFAALRTGEVHMSARIVPPQQLATLERQPDIGVVKGTEFASTLLAFNTTRAPFDRPEVRRALAKAVDTADLVKTALLGQGTPGNPGFIHAESPIKGDPLPPIFDAEAAGRELDALGAKPGPDGIRVLDGRPMAYELLVQSTSTDRLRSAELIRDMLKNVGVAVKVTSLDSDSLDAKVWPDYDVRKGRNYDMSMWGWSAPVMLSSGTIAQLLASDPDDGSLNVVGFKSPAVDETIATMTAAPTMEARTEAAKKLQAQIAEQMPFLTLYYRNGAYAFRKDVYSGWTWQNGAGAVNKFSLVDYRLG